The following are encoded together in the Coturnix japonica isolate 7356 chromosome 8, Coturnix japonica 2.1, whole genome shotgun sequence genome:
- the LRRC40 gene encoding leucine-rich repeat-containing protein 40 isoform X1, whose product MAARRAREGDPRAGFRRAEEQSSAVPYGLIRAARKSGQLNLAGRGLGDVPQHVWRINVDTPQEAQHNVSFGAAERWWEQTDLTKLILASNQLRSLSEDIQLLPALTVLDVHDNQLTALPSALGQLENLQKLDVSHNQLKSVPEELLQLSHLKSLLLQHNELSHLPDGFGQLVGLEELDLSNNHLTDIPTSFALLINLVRLNLACNQLKNLPADISTMKNLRQLDCTKNYLETVPSELATMASLEQLYLRKNKLRSLPELPSCKLLKELHAGENQIEILNAENLKHLNSLSVLELRDNKIKSVPDEITLLQKLERLDLANNDISRLPYTLGNLSQLKFLALEGNPLRTIRRDLLQKGTQELLKYLRSRIQDDITSPNEEPPVTAMTLPSESRINVHAITTLKLLEYSEKQVAVIPDDVFNAVGSNPVTSVNFSKNQLAAIPPRIVELKDSVCDVNFGFNKISSVSLELCTLHKLTHLDIRNNVLTSLPEEMEALTRLQVINLSFNRFKVFPSVLYHILTLETILLSNNQVGSVDPLQLKKMEQLGTLDLQNNDLLQVPPELGNCESLRTLLLEGNPFRTPRAAILAKGTAAVLEYLRSRIPT is encoded by the exons aTGGCGGCGCGGAGGGCGAGGGAGGGAGATCCGCGAGCTGGATTCAGGCGGGCggaggagcagagcagcgcGGTGCCCTACGGGCTGATCCGGGCGGCCAGGAAGAGCGGGCAGCTCAACCTGGCGGGACGCGGCCTCGGAGACG TGCCACAGCACGTGTGGAGGATCAACGTGGACACCCCGCAGGAAGCCCAGCACAACGTGTCCTTCGGTGCTGCTGAGCGCTGGTGGGAGCAGACCGACCTGACCAAGCTCATCCTGGCCTCCAACCAGCTGCGGTCCCTGTCTGAAGACATCCAGCTGCTGCCCGCACTCACCGTGCTGGAT GTCCATGATAATCAGCtgacagctctgccttctgcctTGGGACAGCTGGAAAACCTGCAGAAACTTGATGTCAG CCACAACCAGCTGAAGAGTGTCCCGGAAGAACTGCTGCAGTTGTCGCATTTGAAGAGCCTTCTTCTACAGCACAACGAGCTGAGCCACCTGCCAGATGGGTTTGGACAGCTCGTCGGTTTAGAAGAACTG gATCTGTCCAACAATCATCTTACAGACATTCCAACaagttttgctttgctcattAACTTGGTGCGACTCAATTTGGCTTGTAATCAACTCAAAAACCTGCCTGCAGATATCAGCACAATGAAAA ACTTAAGACAACTGGATTGTACGAAAAACTACCTGGAAACTGTACCTTCTGAGCTGGCAACTATGGCATCTTTGGAGCAGCTGTATCTGAGAAAGAATAAACTGCGTTCCTTGCCAGAACTTCCTTCGTGCAAATTACTGAAG GAATTACATGCTGGTGAAAATCAGATTGAAATACTAAATGCAGAAAATCTTAAGCACCTGAATTCTCTTTCTGTGTTGGAACTTCGAGACAACAAGATAAAATCAGTTCCTGACGAAATCACTCTACTCCAGAAGCTGGAGCGACTTGACCTGGCCAACAATGATATCAGTAG attGCCTTACACACTGGGGAACCTTTCTCAGTTGAAATTCCTGGCATTGGAGGGAAATCCTTTGAGAACCATTCGGAGAGACCTTCTGCAA aaaggCACCCAGGAACTTCTGAAATACCTGAGGAGCAGAATCCAAG ATGACATAACCAGCCCAAACGAAGAGCCTCCTGTGACAGCCATGACTCTCCCCAGTGAGTCCAGGATTAATGTGCATGCCATAACTACACTGAAATTACTGGAATATAG TGAGAAGCAGGTGGCTGTGATCCCTGATGACGTGTTCAACGCGGTTGGAAGCAATCCTGTCACCAGTGTCAACTTCAGCAAAAACCAGCTGGCTGCCATTCCCCCAAG GATCGTGGAGCTGAAAGACTCAGTCTGTGATGTCAACTTTGGCTTCAATAAAATCTCCTCTGTTTCCTTGGAGCTGTGCACGCTTCATAAATTGACACATTTGGATATCAG aaataatgttttgacGTCTTTACCTGAGGAAATGGAGGCACTGACAAGACTACAAGTAATAAATCTATCTTTCAATAG ATTTAAAGTATTTCCCAGTGTCCTTTACCACATCCTCACACTGGAGACCATCCTGCTCAGTAACAACCAGGTGGGGTCTGTAGACcctctgcagctgaagaagATGGAGCAGCTCGGGACGTTGGACCTTCAGAACAATGACCTTCTCCAGGTGCCACCTGAACTCGGGAACTGTGAGTCTCTGAG GACGCTCCTTTTAGAAGGAAATCCATTCCGTACTCCCCGAGCAGCCATTCTGGCAAAAggaacagctgcagtgctggagtaCCTCAGAAGCCGGATCCCCACTTGA
- the LRRC40 gene encoding leucine-rich repeat-containing protein 40 isoform X2, translating to MYVPASVTVHDNQLTALPSALGQLENLQKLDVSHNQLKSVPEELLQLSHLKSLLLQHNELSHLPDGFGQLVGLEELDLSNNHLTDIPTSFALLINLVRLNLACNQLKNLPADISTMKNLRQLDCTKNYLETVPSELATMASLEQLYLRKNKLRSLPELPSCKLLKELHAGENQIEILNAENLKHLNSLSVLELRDNKIKSVPDEITLLQKLERLDLANNDISRLPYTLGNLSQLKFLALEGNPLRTIRRDLLQKGTQELLKYLRSRIQDDITSPNEEPPVTAMTLPSESRINVHAITTLKLLEYSEKQVAVIPDDVFNAVGSNPVTSVNFSKNQLAAIPPRIVELKDSVCDVNFGFNKISSVSLELCTLHKLTHLDIRNNVLTSLPEEMEALTRLQVINLSFNRFKVFPSVLYHILTLETILLSNNQVGSVDPLQLKKMEQLGTLDLQNNDLLQVPPELGNCESLRTLLLEGNPFRTPRAAILAKGTAAVLEYLRSRIPT from the exons ATGTATGTACCAGCATCAGTTACA GTCCATGATAATCAGCtgacagctctgccttctgcctTGGGACAGCTGGAAAACCTGCAGAAACTTGATGTCAG CCACAACCAGCTGAAGAGTGTCCCGGAAGAACTGCTGCAGTTGTCGCATTTGAAGAGCCTTCTTCTACAGCACAACGAGCTGAGCCACCTGCCAGATGGGTTTGGACAGCTCGTCGGTTTAGAAGAACTG gATCTGTCCAACAATCATCTTACAGACATTCCAACaagttttgctttgctcattAACTTGGTGCGACTCAATTTGGCTTGTAATCAACTCAAAAACCTGCCTGCAGATATCAGCACAATGAAAA ACTTAAGACAACTGGATTGTACGAAAAACTACCTGGAAACTGTACCTTCTGAGCTGGCAACTATGGCATCTTTGGAGCAGCTGTATCTGAGAAAGAATAAACTGCGTTCCTTGCCAGAACTTCCTTCGTGCAAATTACTGAAG GAATTACATGCTGGTGAAAATCAGATTGAAATACTAAATGCAGAAAATCTTAAGCACCTGAATTCTCTTTCTGTGTTGGAACTTCGAGACAACAAGATAAAATCAGTTCCTGACGAAATCACTCTACTCCAGAAGCTGGAGCGACTTGACCTGGCCAACAATGATATCAGTAG attGCCTTACACACTGGGGAACCTTTCTCAGTTGAAATTCCTGGCATTGGAGGGAAATCCTTTGAGAACCATTCGGAGAGACCTTCTGCAA aaaggCACCCAGGAACTTCTGAAATACCTGAGGAGCAGAATCCAAG ATGACATAACCAGCCCAAACGAAGAGCCTCCTGTGACAGCCATGACTCTCCCCAGTGAGTCCAGGATTAATGTGCATGCCATAACTACACTGAAATTACTGGAATATAG TGAGAAGCAGGTGGCTGTGATCCCTGATGACGTGTTCAACGCGGTTGGAAGCAATCCTGTCACCAGTGTCAACTTCAGCAAAAACCAGCTGGCTGCCATTCCCCCAAG GATCGTGGAGCTGAAAGACTCAGTCTGTGATGTCAACTTTGGCTTCAATAAAATCTCCTCTGTTTCCTTGGAGCTGTGCACGCTTCATAAATTGACACATTTGGATATCAG aaataatgttttgacGTCTTTACCTGAGGAAATGGAGGCACTGACAAGACTACAAGTAATAAATCTATCTTTCAATAG ATTTAAAGTATTTCCCAGTGTCCTTTACCACATCCTCACACTGGAGACCATCCTGCTCAGTAACAACCAGGTGGGGTCTGTAGACcctctgcagctgaagaagATGGAGCAGCTCGGGACGTTGGACCTTCAGAACAATGACCTTCTCCAGGTGCCACCTGAACTCGGGAACTGTGAGTCTCTGAG GACGCTCCTTTTAGAAGGAAATCCATTCCGTACTCCCCGAGCAGCCATTCTGGCAAAAggaacagctgcagtgctggagtaCCTCAGAAGCCGGATCCCCACTTGA